Part of the Methylorubrum populi genome is shown below.
GCCAGGGCAGGAGCGAGTGGTTCTGGAACACCACCGCACGATCGGGGCCGGGGGCGTTCACTTCCTTGCCGTCGAGGAGCACGCCGCCGGTGGAGGCCTTGAGCAGGCCGGCGACGATGTTGAGCACCGTCGACTTGCCGCAGCCCGAATGGCCGATGATCGAGACGAACTCGCCTTTGGCGATGTCGAGGTTCACGTCGCGCAGCACTTCCGAAGTCTTGCCGCCGCGACGGAAGGAGATGCCGACCTGGGAGAGGGAGAGATGGGCCATGTGAATGTGTCCCTCAGGCTGCGGAGGTGCCGCGGGTCACGAGCACGCCGACGCCGGCGACCAGCCGGTCGAGGACGAAGCCGATGAGTCCGACATAGACGAGGGCGACGATGATCTCGCTGATATGCGACGAGTTCCACGCGTCCCAGATGAAGAAGCCGATGCCGACGCCGCCGATCAGCATCTCGGCCGCGACGATGGCGAGCCAGGACAGGCCGACGCCGATGCGAAGACCGGTGAAGATGTACGGCGCCGCCGAGGGCAGCATGATCTTGTAGAAGAACTCGATCGGGTTCAGCCGGATGACCGCGGCGACGTTGCGGTAGTCCTGCGGAATGTTGCGGATGCCGACGGCCGTATTGATGATGATCGGCCAGATCGAGGTGATGAAGATCACGAAGATCGCCGAGGGCTGCCCGTCGCGGAAGGCGGCGAGCGAGAGCGGCAGCCAGGCCAGCGGCGGGATCGTGCGCAGCACCTGGAAGATCGGGTCGAGCCCGCGCATCGCCCATTCGGACTGGCCGACCAGCGTCCCGAGCAGCACGCCGGCCACGACGGCCAGCGCGAAGCCCAGCGCCACGCGCTGAAGGCTCGCGGAGATATGCCAGAACAGGCCCTTGTCGGTGCCGCCGTTGTCGTAGAACGGATCGACGATGATGTCCCAGGCCTCCGTCAGCACCCGCGAGGGCGGCGGCAGGCCGGCGGTGGGGGAGGAGCACAGCACCTCCCACAGCAGCAGGAAACCCGCCAGCACGACGAGCGGGGGCAGGATGCGGGCGGCGATGCCGCGCAGCCCGGCCCCGGTGATGAAGGGCGCGCGGGCCTTCGCCGAGGCGCGCGCGCGGGTTGCGGTGAGCGTTGCTCCGGTGGCCATCACGCGACCTTCTTGATGCCGAGGCTGTTGAGGTAGGCGCTGGGGTTCTCCGGATCGAAGACCTTGCCGTCGAACATCGTCTCGACGCCGCGCGAGGTGGAGGTCAGGATCGTCGACACGCCGAGCGCCTTGGCGGCCTCGCGCCAGAGATCCTCGCGGTTGACCTTGCCGATCAGCGCCTTGGTGTCGGTGGCCGCGTCGAACTTGCCCCAGCGGATATCCTCGGTGAGGAACCAGAGGTCGTGGCTCTGGTACGGGTACGAGGCATTGTCGGCCCAGAACTTCATGATGTGCGGGCTGTTCTCGACGACCCGGCCGGTGCCGTAGTCGAACTTGCCCTTCATCCGGTCGACGACGTCGGCCACCGGCACGTTGATCCACTGGCGCTTGGCCACGATCGCCGCCATCTCGTCGCGGTTCTCAGGCTTGTCGCACCATTGCTGGGCCTCCATCACCGCCATCAGCAGGGCCTTGGCGGCGTTGGGATACTTGTCGACCCAGGCCGCGCGCATGGCGAAGGCCTTCTCCGGGTGGTCCTTCCACAGCTCGCCGGTGGTGATGGCGGTGTAGCCGATGCCCTGGTGGATGAGCTGCTCGTTCCACGGCTCGCAGACGCAGAAGCAGTCCAT
Proteins encoded:
- the ntrB gene encoding nitrate ABC transporter permease; the encoded protein is MATGATLTATRARASAKARAPFITGAGLRGIAARILPPLVVLAGFLLLWEVLCSSPTAGLPPPSRVLTEAWDIIVDPFYDNGGTDKGLFWHISASLQRVALGFALAVVAGVLLGTLVGQSEWAMRGLDPIFQVLRTIPPLAWLPLSLAAFRDGQPSAIFVIFITSIWPIIINTAVGIRNIPQDYRNVAAVIRLNPIEFFYKIMLPSAAPYIFTGLRIGVGLSWLAIVAAEMLIGGVGIGFFIWDAWNSSHISEIIVALVYVGLIGFVLDRLVAGVGVLVTRGTSAA